One region of Vibrio sp. FE10 genomic DNA includes:
- a CDS encoding SCO family protein gives MSRNWSLALVVAFVLGFGIKSYLDGQNETQEKHAAKQEFSATTLFGKDNQPTEIFDQTDDRIRIVYFGFTRCPDVCPTSLAMLAGALNQVSDEAKAKIRPMFVSLDPERDAAEASYEYAQYFHPVMEGLSGPLDVTTTLAHNYGVIFRKTKLEGSELEYTLDHSSYFYFLKPDGTLITKVPHTLTPAPIVEAINKLTQ, from the coding sequence ATGAGTAGAAATTGGTCGTTAGCATTGGTTGTTGCTTTTGTGCTTGGCTTTGGTATCAAAAGCTATCTTGATGGGCAAAATGAAACTCAAGAAAAACACGCTGCAAAACAAGAGTTCTCCGCGACTACTCTTTTCGGCAAGGACAACCAACCAACGGAAATCTTTGACCAAACCGATGACAGAATTCGCATCGTTTACTTCGGTTTCACACGTTGCCCAGATGTGTGCCCGACTTCTTTGGCGATGTTAGCCGGAGCACTTAACCAAGTCTCTGACGAAGCAAAAGCGAAAATTCGCCCGATGTTTGTTTCGCTTGACCCTGAACGTGATGCTGCAGAAGCGTCATACGAATACGCACAATACTTCCACCCGGTGATGGAAGGACTAAGTGGTCCGTTAGATGTGACAACAACGCTTGCGCATAACTACGGTGTTATTTTCAGAAAGACCAAGCTTGAAGGTTCAGAGTTGGAATACACCCTTGACCACAGCTCATATTTTTATTTTTTAAAGCCCGACGGCACACTGATCACCAAAGTGCCGCATACGTTAACGCCAGCGCCAATTGTTGAGGCTATCAACAAATTGACGCAGTAA
- the malT gene encoding HTH-type transcriptional regulator MalT, with product MWIPSKLTRPGRLHNAILRPRVLDLLQNADCYKLVLFRSPAGYGKTTMAAQWLVDKPNVGWYSIDDSDNDAFRYINYLLQSLNKATQNACPNAQKLAEKRQFSSLHSLLSEVFAEMSEFHQECFLVLDDYHLVNNDDIHEAMRFFLKHMPDNLTLVVTSRGTPPLGTANLRVRDLMIEIGNDSLAFDTEETTRFFNQRVADGVDDTTAGSICTYVEGWPSALQLIALQAQHQKRTLAQSAESFSHFNHAHLWDYLVEEVFDLLDKETRQFLMQCSVLDHFNDELVCALTQREDALGMIESLNRFGLFIYPLEGEKNWYRFHNLFGEFLAHERQARIPQQEAELHRSAAKAWIKQKTPHQALRHAQRAEDPELIIQILTEHGWPMFNQGELSSLEMAIKQLTTDQLYSEPKLSMLRAWLAQSQHRYDQVGTLLEEAETQYQARNIELDTQQQGQYNALRAQVAINSNEPEKALELAELSLSQLNTTVYRSRIVATSVVGEVNHVMGNLSRALPMMQQTEKLARQYQVYHQALWAILQQSEILIAQGYVQAAFELQDSAFKLIEEHQLQYVPLHEFLLRVRAQIFWCWNRLDEAEECCYKGLDILGHHSPSKHLHSYSMLARISLSRGEIDKASKFIDQIQHLLRQSTYHVDWTANASLSLILFWQVKGDKDAIRDWLSVAVRPESASNHFCQLQWRNIVRSHIILEQYEEAEEALAFLKSEAQRSHLITDTNRNLIVEAVLRTQINDEDSARVLLEEALHMTNQTGMVGNFLVDGGTIGHILDKLSNKPGLGDLERHRAQQIMKDISTTQRSRSVHFDEDFVENLVNHPNIPELVRTSPLTQREWQVLGLIYSGFSNEQIAQELDVAGTTIKTHIRNLYQKLNIANRKEAISTAENLLQLMGY from the coding sequence ATGTGGATCCCTTCGAAACTGACTCGTCCCGGCCGCTTACACAATGCAATCCTGCGACCTAGAGTTCTCGATCTGCTTCAGAATGCAGATTGCTACAAGCTCGTACTGTTCCGCTCTCCAGCGGGGTATGGCAAGACCACTATGGCTGCGCAATGGCTGGTAGATAAACCCAATGTGGGTTGGTACAGCATTGACGATAGTGACAATGATGCCTTTCGCTATATCAACTACCTACTTCAATCACTTAACAAAGCGACTCAAAATGCCTGTCCTAATGCCCAAAAACTGGCAGAAAAGCGACAGTTCTCATCACTGCATTCTTTGTTAAGCGAAGTGTTCGCCGAGATGTCTGAATTCCACCAGGAATGTTTCCTCGTGCTGGACGACTACCACTTAGTTAATAACGATGACATTCACGAGGCGATGCGCTTTTTCCTCAAGCACATGCCCGACAACCTAACGCTTGTTGTGACTAGCCGTGGGACACCACCACTTGGCACTGCAAACCTTCGTGTTCGTGATCTGATGATTGAGATTGGCAACGACTCTCTGGCTTTTGATACTGAAGAGACGACGCGCTTCTTCAATCAACGTGTCGCTGATGGTGTAGATGACACCACAGCTGGCAGTATCTGTACTTATGTTGAGGGGTGGCCTTCTGCACTTCAGCTTATTGCCCTTCAAGCACAACATCAAAAACGCACGCTGGCCCAATCGGCCGAGTCTTTCTCTCACTTTAACCATGCCCACCTTTGGGATTACTTGGTTGAAGAAGTATTCGATCTACTGGATAAAGAAACCCGACAGTTCTTGATGCAGTGTTCAGTACTTGATCATTTCAATGACGAATTAGTCTGCGCGCTTACCCAGCGTGAAGATGCACTGGGGATGATCGAGTCACTCAACCGATTTGGCTTATTCATCTACCCTCTTGAAGGCGAAAAAAACTGGTACCGCTTCCATAACCTATTTGGTGAATTTCTCGCCCACGAGCGCCAAGCTCGAATCCCACAACAAGAAGCCGAGTTGCACAGAAGTGCCGCGAAAGCATGGATCAAACAGAAAACGCCTCATCAAGCACTGCGACATGCACAACGCGCAGAAGATCCAGAGCTGATCATTCAAATTCTAACCGAACACGGTTGGCCGATGTTCAACCAAGGCGAGCTTTCATCGCTAGAGATGGCGATCAAGCAGCTCACCACGGACCAGTTATACAGTGAGCCGAAGCTATCAATGCTGCGCGCTTGGCTGGCACAGAGTCAGCACCGCTATGATCAAGTAGGCACTCTATTAGAAGAAGCCGAAACACAGTATCAAGCTCGAAACATAGAACTGGATACTCAGCAGCAAGGTCAATACAACGCCCTGCGTGCGCAAGTTGCTATTAATAGTAATGAACCAGAAAAAGCATTGGAATTGGCTGAGCTTTCACTAAGCCAGCTGAATACCACCGTTTATCGCAGCCGTATTGTTGCGACCTCTGTTGTTGGCGAAGTCAATCACGTAATGGGCAATCTAAGCCGTGCCTTGCCAATGATGCAGCAAACTGAAAAGCTTGCACGTCAATATCAGGTTTACCACCAAGCACTGTGGGCGATTTTGCAACAGAGCGAAATCCTGATTGCTCAAGGTTATGTTCAAGCGGCCTTTGAGCTGCAAGACAGCGCATTCAAATTGATTGAAGAGCATCAGCTTCAATACGTACCTCTGCATGAATTCTTATTGCGTGTTCGAGCTCAAATCTTCTGGTGTTGGAACCGATTGGATGAAGCGGAAGAGTGTTGTTACAAGGGCTTAGACATCCTTGGCCACCACTCGCCAAGTAAGCATCTACATAGCTATTCGATGCTGGCTCGTATCTCGCTTAGCCGTGGTGAAATTGATAAAGCGTCGAAGTTTATCGACCAGATTCAGCACTTGTTGCGCCAATCAACGTACCACGTAGATTGGACGGCGAATGCATCACTTTCATTGATCCTATTCTGGCAGGTCAAAGGCGATAAAGACGCCATTCGTGACTGGTTAAGTGTTGCAGTTCGACCTGAATCGGCGAGTAACCACTTCTGTCAGCTTCAGTGGCGAAACATCGTAAGATCTCACATCATCCTTGAGCAATACGAAGAAGCAGAAGAAGCGTTGGCGTTCTTGAAGAGTGAAGCACAACGTTCACACCTGATCACGGATACCAACAGAAACTTGATCGTTGAAGCCGTGTTACGCACGCAGATTAACGATGAAGACAGCGCTCGCGTATTACTTGAAGAAGCTCTGCACATGACCAACCAAACCGGTATGGTCGGTAACTTCTTGGTCGATGGTGGTACTATCGGGCATATCCTAGATAAGTTGAGCAACAAGCCAGGGTTAGGCGATTTAGAACGTCACCGTGCTCAGCAGATCATGAAAGATATCTCAACCACCCAACGTAGCCGTTCGGTTCACTTTGACGAAGACTTTGTTGAGAATCTGGTTAATCACCCGAATATTCCTGAACTGGTGCGCACTAGTCCACTCACCCAGCGTGAATGGCAAGTACTTGGTCTGATCTACTCTGGATTCAGTAATGAGCAGATCGCTCAAGAACTTGATGTAGCGGGTACCACTATCAAGACTCACATCCGTAACCTATACCAAAAACTCAACATTGCTAACCGTAAAGAAGCGATAAGCACAGCAGAGAACTTGCTGCAGTTGATGGGGTACTAA
- a CDS encoding DUF368 domain-containing protein, which yields MNYLSTFFKGMAMGAADVVPGVSGGTIAFITGIYDTLLESIRRINPSVLGLWKREGFKAAFNHINGFFLISLFAGVFTSIATFAKLISWLLVTHPVPLWSFFFGLILVSVFHILKQVEKRDMIRFVFLLLGVAFAYSITVLKPLQMEPTSINLLIAGAIAICAMILPGISGSFILLLIGMYSPVLGAVKEFQIDVLALFLSGCVLGLLTFSHVLSWLLRSFRDFTLVFLTGLMIGTLPKIWPWKETISWRTNSKGEQVPLIQENLSPFDFEAVTSQPSQLVLAIVMMLVAIALVLGLEKFAERNAD from the coding sequence ATGAACTACTTAAGTACTTTTTTCAAAGGCATGGCAATGGGCGCAGCCGACGTTGTCCCTGGCGTGTCGGGCGGAACCATCGCATTCATCACTGGTATCTACGATACCCTGCTAGAAAGCATTCGCAGAATTAACCCTAGCGTACTTGGCTTATGGAAACGCGAAGGCTTCAAAGCAGCGTTTAACCACATCAATGGTTTCTTCCTGATTTCACTGTTCGCAGGCGTATTCACAAGCATTGCGACATTCGCAAAACTGATTTCTTGGCTATTGGTCACGCACCCGGTTCCTTTGTGGTCTTTCTTCTTTGGCCTTATCTTGGTGTCGGTTTTCCATATTCTTAAGCAAGTAGAAAAGCGCGATATGATTCGATTCGTATTTTTACTGCTTGGTGTTGCCTTCGCTTATAGCATTACTGTGCTTAAGCCTCTGCAAATGGAGCCAACCAGCATTAACCTGCTGATTGCGGGCGCGATTGCGATATGTGCCATGATCTTACCTGGTATCTCCGGCAGCTTTATTCTATTGCTGATAGGCATGTACAGCCCTGTGTTAGGTGCCGTAAAAGAGTTCCAAATCGATGTGCTTGCGCTATTTCTGAGTGGCTGTGTGCTTGGTTTATTAACCTTCTCACACGTACTGTCATGGCTGCTGCGTTCATTCCGAGATTTTACGTTGGTGTTCTTAACCGGTTTGATGATCGGTACGCTACCAAAAATCTGGCCTTGGAAAGAGACCATTAGCTGGCGCACTAACTCGAAAGGTGAGCAAGTTCCTCTGATTCAAGAAAACCTATCGCCGTTCGACTTTGAAGCAGTGACCTCTCAGCCTTCTCAGCTGGTGTTGGCAATTGTGATGATGCTTGTAGCCATTGCCTTAGTTCTTGGGCTAGAGAAATTTGCAGAGCGTAACGCTGACTAA
- a CDS encoding copper chaperone PCu(A)C has translation MKLKALALAGLLLTPLAHAKGDIMVHDAYARATPPSAVNSAVFTTLMNHSDKERSIVSATTPAAGKVELHDVIMDGDVMKMRQVQTIAIPANGQVELKPGSLHIMLFDLKDGLKEGEQIEMTLTFANGETQTFDAPVKKVMSGMKKMNHDHH, from the coding sequence ATGAAGTTAAAAGCTCTTGCTCTAGCAGGCTTACTGCTCACACCTCTTGCTCATGCTAAAGGTGACATTATGGTTCACGATGCTTACGCTCGCGCGACACCACCTTCAGCGGTCAACAGTGCTGTTTTCACAACCCTAATGAACCACAGCGATAAAGAACGTTCTATCGTTTCAGCGACCACACCTGCAGCAGGCAAAGTAGAGCTTCATGACGTGATCATGGACGGCGATGTAATGAAAATGCGCCAAGTTCAAACCATCGCAATTCCTGCAAACGGCCAAGTTGAACTTAAACCTGGTAGCTTGCACATTATGTTGTTTGACCTAAAAGATGGCCTGAAAGAAGGCGAGCAGATCGAAATGACACTGACCTTCGCAAACGGTGAAACACAAACCTTTGATGCGCCGGTTAAGAAAGTAATGAGCGGCATGAAAAAGATGAATCACGATCATCACTAA
- a CDS encoding glycogen/starch/alpha-glucan phosphorylase has translation MKPTQQKTFDKVSFQESVKKHLSATYATTIENADSRAWYLAMGRALAELTTFDLLETENDEKIKNAKSVNYLSLEFLIGRLTGNNLISMGLYEQITHAMEELGQNLTDLLEEERDPSLGNGGLGRLAACFMDSCAAQEYPTVGYGLHYEYGLFKQSFQDGRQQEAPDAWRGVEGYPWEVARPELAQHIGFYGHVEVEFVDGKEVRTWVPGMEVKAMPWDLPIVGYESNTVYPLRLWECQAIAPFSLASFNNGDYFEAQHSLIDAGNITKVLYPNDNHEKGKTLRLMQQYFHSAASVRDILRRHEAAGFSLEDLPKQETIQLNDTHPTIAIPELMRILIDEKGLTWDQAWEISAHTFAYTNHTLLPEALETWSESLINRLLPRHMEIIFEINHRFMQEVRKMWPGDGEKQAKLSIIQEGFHRMVRMANLCVIGSYKVNGVAALHSQLVKKDLFPEFNEIFPGKLTNVTNGITPRRWLKFCNPGLSTLITGKIGTEWPAKLEQLEGIAKFATDAKFQKEFMAVKKENKQRLADWVQENMGIELDTNAIFDVQIKRLHEYKRQHLDLLHILSLYHRILNEPGFECEPRVCFFAAKAAPGYHLAKEIIFAVNKIAEKINNDPRIGNKLKVVFIPDYRVSMAEIIIPAADVSQQISLAGKEASGTGNMKMALNGALTIGTMDGANVEIREEVGDENIYIFGLDVDGVVALKAQGYNPYDYYNADPLLKASLDLLTGDEFSPGQPGLLRATFDSLLDGGDPYLCLADFASYVKAHEDMGTQYKDQAGWAKKAILNTALVGKFTSDRSIRDYVNNIWKLEAVKR, from the coding sequence ATGAAACCAACTCAGCAAAAAACTTTCGATAAAGTGTCGTTCCAAGAAAGCGTTAAGAAACATTTATCTGCAACCTACGCAACAACGATTGAAAATGCAGATAGCCGCGCATGGTACCTAGCAATGGGTCGCGCATTAGCAGAACTCACAACATTCGACCTGCTAGAAACTGAAAATGATGAAAAAATCAAAAACGCGAAGAGTGTTAACTACCTTTCGCTAGAATTCTTGATTGGTCGTCTGACAGGTAACAACCTAATCAGCATGGGCCTGTATGAGCAAATCACTCATGCAATGGAAGAGCTAGGTCAAAACCTAACTGACCTTCTAGAAGAAGAACGTGACCCATCACTAGGTAATGGTGGCCTTGGTCGTCTTGCAGCTTGTTTCATGGATTCTTGTGCCGCTCAAGAATACCCAACAGTAGGTTACGGTCTTCACTACGAATACGGTCTATTTAAACAGTCTTTCCAAGACGGTCGCCAACAAGAAGCACCAGACGCGTGGCGCGGTGTTGAGGGTTACCCATGGGAAGTGGCTCGTCCAGAGCTAGCACAACACATTGGTTTTTACGGTCATGTAGAAGTTGAATTCGTTGACGGTAAAGAAGTTCGTACTTGGGTTCCTGGTATGGAAGTAAAAGCAATGCCTTGGGATCTGCCTATCGTAGGTTACGAGTCAAACACGGTTTACCCGCTACGCCTTTGGGAATGCCAGGCAATTGCACCATTCTCACTAGCAAGCTTTAACAACGGTGATTACTTCGAAGCGCAACACTCGCTAATCGATGCAGGTAACATCACTAAAGTGCTTTACCCGAACGACAACCACGAGAAAGGTAAGACACTGCGTCTAATGCAGCAGTACTTCCACTCAGCAGCGTCTGTTCGCGATATTCTACGTCGTCACGAAGCTGCAGGTTTCTCTTTAGAAGATCTGCCTAAGCAAGAAACGATTCAGCTTAACGATACGCACCCAACGATCGCGATTCCTGAATTGATGCGCATCCTGATCGATGAGAAAGGTTTAACTTGGGACCAAGCTTGGGAAATCAGTGCTCATACGTTCGCATACACGAACCACACACTACTTCCTGAAGCGCTAGAGACTTGGTCTGAATCACTGATCAACCGTCTTCTTCCACGTCACATGGAAATCATTTTTGAAATCAACCACCGCTTCATGCAAGAAGTTCGCAAGATGTGGCCTGGTGACGGTGAGAAGCAAGCGAAGCTTTCTATCATCCAAGAAGGTTTCCACCGCATGGTTCGCATGGCAAACCTATGTGTGATCGGTTCTTACAAAGTAAACGGTGTAGCTGCACTTCACTCTCAACTTGTTAAGAAAGACTTGTTCCCTGAGTTCAACGAAATCTTCCCAGGCAAATTGACTAACGTAACGAACGGTATCACGCCACGTCGTTGGTTGAAGTTCTGTAACCCAGGTCTATCTACGCTAATCACTGGCAAGATCGGTACTGAGTGGCCAGCAAAACTTGAGCAGCTTGAAGGTATCGCTAAGTTTGCAACAGACGCGAAATTCCAAAAAGAATTCATGGCTGTTAAGAAAGAAAACAAACAGCGTCTTGCTGATTGGGTTCAAGAGAACATGGGTATCGAGCTAGATACTAACGCTATCTTCGACGTGCAAATCAAGCGTCTACACGAATACAAGCGTCAACACCTAGATTTGCTACACATTCTATCTCTGTACCACCGTATTCTTAACGAACCTGGTTTCGAGTGTGAGCCACGCGTATGTTTCTTCGCAGCGAAAGCAGCACCGGGTTACCACCTAGCAAAAGAAATCATCTTCGCGGTTAACAAGATTGCAGAGAAGATCAACAACGATCCTCGCATCGGTAACAAGCTTAAAGTGGTATTCATCCCTGACTACCGTGTAAGCATGGCTGAAATCATCATCCCTGCAGCAGACGTTTCTCAGCAAATCTCACTGGCTGGTAAAGAAGCATCGGGTACAGGCAACATGAAGATGGCTCTAAACGGCGCTCTAACTATCGGTACGATGGATGGTGCAAACGTTGAGATCCGTGAAGAAGTTGGCGATGAAAACATCTACATCTTCGGCCTAGACGTTGATGGTGTTGTTGCATTGAAAGCTCAGGGTTACAACCCATACGATTACTACAATGCAGACCCGCTACTGAAAGCATCTCTAGACCTATTGACTGGCGATGAGTTCTCTCCAGGTCAACCAGGCCTTCTACGTGCAACGTTTGATAGCCTACTAGACGGCGGTGACCCTTACCTATGTCTAGCTGACTTCGCATCTTATGTGAAAGCACATGAAGACATGGGCACGCAATACAAAGACCAAGCAGGTTGGGCTAAGAAAGCGATTCTTAACACAGCATTGGTTGGTAAGTTCACATCAGATCGCTCAATCCGCGACTACGTGAACAACATCTGGAAGCTAGAAGCCGTTAAACGTTAA